A single Methanocaldococcus bathoardescens DNA region contains:
- a CDS encoding serine protein kinase RIO yields the protein MVIAKNIDEELYELNKLLSEKEEFQLDREYQKEILEKERKFLEDLKTANEVFDKRTLMTLFSLLAGKHLTEYIGIVNSGKEAVVFKARKGKFYRAVKVYRVATCDFKTMSKYIQGDPRFHLRKSSRRQIIHAWVEKEFRNSRRASEIINAPKARLRRENVLVMDFVGYRGIPAPKLKDMQDLDWERYFKIINESMKKLYEEGELVHGDLSEYNILVKDDEPVFIDFSQSVITQHPLAHPLLIRDCINICNFFRRKKVDCNYKDLYRYITGKEINPIDEAMIKQL from the coding sequence ATGGTTATAGCCAAAAACATTGATGAAGAACTCTATGAATTGAATAAATTGCTGAGTGAAAAAGAAGAGTTTCAATTGGATAGAGAATATCAAAAAGAAATTTTAGAGAAAGAAAGGAAGTTTTTAGAAGATTTAAAGACAGCTAATGAAGTTTTTGATAAAAGAACCTTAATGACTTTATTTAGTTTATTAGCTGGGAAGCATTTAACAGAATATATAGGAATAGTTAATTCTGGAAAAGAGGCAGTAGTATTTAAAGCAAGAAAGGGAAAGTTTTACAGAGCAGTTAAAGTTTACAGAGTTGCTACATGCGATTTTAAAACTATGAGTAAATATATCCAAGGAGACCCAAGATTTCATTTAAGGAAGAGTAGTAGAAGGCAAATTATTCATGCATGGGTTGAAAAAGAATTTAGGAATTCAAGGAGAGCTTCTGAGATTATAAATGCACCAAAGGCAAGGCTAAGGAGGGAAAATGTCTTAGTTATGGATTTTGTTGGTTATAGAGGAATTCCAGCACCAAAACTTAAAGATATGCAGGATTTAGATTGGGAGAGATATTTTAAAATCATAAATGAGAGCATGAAAAAGCTATATGAGGAAGGAGAGTTAGTTCATGGAGATTTGAGTGAATACAACATATTGGTTAAAGATGATGAGCCAGTATTTATTGATTTTTCTCAGAGTGTTATAACTCAGCATCCATTAGCTCATCCTCTACTTATTAGAGACTGCATAAATATATGCAATTTCTTTAGAAGGAAAAAAGTTGATTGTAATTATAAAGATTTATATAGATACATAACTGGAAAGGAAATAAATCCAATTGATGAAGCGATGATTAAGCAATTGTAA
- a CDS encoding cation diffusion facilitator family transporter, which translates to MREVEKPLILSIVGNILLGLIKIIIGYVYSSISLISDGIHSLSDVITSIIAIIGVKIASKPADDAHPYGHSRFECLFSFFIGLALFFTAYEIGKFAVERIIYGEVIEVNAIMVVVAILSIVVKELMTRYSLFIGKKLNSQVLIADAYHHRSDALSSVVVLAGLLLQKFGIYYGDAIAGIIVAFMIAKVAFDICLTNMHYLTGRAPSENFFEVIKKEALNVDKVIGVHDIKAHYVGPKIHVELHVEVPSNISAKEMHDIEVAVKNRLESLDNVEKAYVHVDIVD; encoded by the coding sequence ATGAGAGAGGTAGAAAAGCCACTGATTTTGAGTATTGTAGGAAATATTCTATTGGGATTGATAAAAATAATAATTGGATATGTTTATTCAAGTATATCCTTAATTTCTGATGGAATACATTCATTATCAGATGTTATAACAAGCATTATAGCAATTATTGGTGTAAAAATTGCATCAAAGCCAGCAGATGACGCTCATCCCTATGGACATTCAAGATTTGAATGCCTATTCTCTTTTTTTATTGGTTTAGCTTTATTCTTTACAGCCTATGAGATTGGGAAGTTTGCAGTAGAGAGAATTATTTATGGGGAAGTAATTGAGGTAAATGCTATAATGGTTGTAGTAGCCATTTTATCAATAGTTGTTAAAGAGTTGATGACAAGATACTCTTTGTTTATTGGAAAAAAGCTGAATAGCCAAGTTCTAATTGCAGATGCCTATCATCATAGAAGTGATGCTTTAAGCAGTGTTGTAGTTTTAGCTGGTTTGTTATTGCAAAAGTTCGGCATCTATTATGGGGATGCCATAGCTGGGATAATAGTAGCTTTTATGATTGCAAAGGTAGCCTTTGATATATGTTTAACAAACATGCACTATCTCACTGGAAGAGCCCCATCTGAAAATTTCTTTGAAGTTATTAAAAAAGAAGCTTTGAATGTAGATAAAGTTATTGGGGTGCATGATATAAAAGCCCATTATGTGGGGCCAAAGATTCATGTTGAATTACATGTAGAAGTTCCGTCAAATATATCTGCAAAAGAGATGCACGACATTGAAGTTGCAGTAAAAAATAGATTAGAAAGCTTAGATAATGTTGAGAAAGCTTATGTTCATGTGGATATTGTGGATTAG
- the cofG gene encoding 7,8-didemethyl-8-hydroxy-5-deazariboflavin synthase subunit CofG yields the protein MISREEAINFLNSTSSKDILDKLAQINNTFKREYITYSKNVFIPLSKWCRNKCGYCIFREDKPSLMKPNEVKEILLKGDKLGCREALFTFGEHVDENKEIKEQLKSMGYDSILEYLYDLEEWTLNNTSLLPHTNCGILNYDELKMLKEVNASMGLMLENASERLMDTVAHKHSPGKHPKLRIEMIENAGKLKIPFTTGLLIGIGETNEEIVDSLFKIKEIHEKYGHIQEVIIQNFRAKRGIPMENYKEPSPIKMLKVIILAKLILDGISIQIPPNLNRETGQLFLLAGVDDWGGVSPLTKDYVNPEAEWPEIRELREWTEELGLKLKMRLPVYDKYISEEWLSEKVYNKIIEMGWLKE from the coding sequence ATGATAAGTAGAGAAGAGGCAATTAACTTCCTTAACTCAACATCTTCTAAAGATATATTAGATAAATTAGCTCAAATTAACAATACATTTAAGAGAGAATATATAACTTACTCAAAAAACGTCTTTATACCATTATCAAAGTGGTGTAGAAATAAGTGCGGATATTGCATTTTTAGAGAAGATAAACCAAGTCTAATGAAACCAAATGAAGTTAAAGAAATTTTATTAAAAGGGGATAAGTTAGGTTGTAGAGAGGCGTTATTTACATTTGGGGAACATGTGGATGAAAATAAAGAGATTAAAGAGCAATTAAAATCTATGGGTTATGATAGCATATTGGAATATCTCTACGATTTAGAGGAATGGACATTGAATAACACCTCTCTTTTACCTCACACAAATTGTGGAATCTTAAATTATGATGAGTTAAAGATGCTTAAAGAGGTTAATGCATCTATGGGTTTGATGTTGGAAAATGCTTCAGAGAGGTTGATGGATACAGTAGCCCACAAACACAGCCCTGGAAAGCATCCAAAATTAAGGATAGAGATGATTGAAAATGCTGGGAAGTTAAAGATTCCATTTACAACTGGTTTGTTAATTGGTATTGGTGAGACAAATGAAGAAATTGTTGATTCACTATTTAAAATAAAAGAAATTCATGAAAAGTATGGGCATATTCAGGAAGTTATAATCCAAAACTTTAGAGCTAAGAGAGGCATTCCAATGGAAAATTATAAGGAACCCTCACCAATAAAGATGTTGAAGGTTATTATTTTAGCAAAGTTGATTTTAGATGGCATTTCAATCCAAATACCTCCAAATTTAAATAGAGAGACAGGACAGTTGTTTTTGTTAGCTGGGGTGGATGATTGGGGTGGAGTTTCTCCATTAACAAAAGATTATGTTAATCCAGAGGCCGAGTGGCCAGAAATAAGAGAGTTGAGAGAATGGACTGAAGAGTTAGGGCTGAAATTAAAGATGAGACTGCCTGTTTATGATAAATACATAAGTGAAGAGTGGTTAAGTGAGAAAGTTTATAATAAGATTATTGAGATGGGATGGTTAAAGGAATAG
- a CDS encoding sulfite exporter TauE/SafE family protein, with protein MKFILFLPLLISVGFIIGILGSLFGIGGGFLVAPILTFIFDYFGIPDGIKFAIGTSLFVVFINSIISIFRHAKIKNINWKASIIIGIISLIFSYFSGFLVVNYIDSYVLKKIFGIFLISTAVYLAKSHHIDKIYEREDNLAHFIFCGIITGFLSGLFGIGGGIVIIPILAMAKYPVKRAVAISVGVIPLTSIGGLISYLMADTKNYIYNIGYVSIPIALIMAIPIIYSSKLGIKINQKISPKYLRIILSVMLGIMGLVMLSP; from the coding sequence ATGAAATTTATATTATTTCTACCTTTGCTTATATCTGTTGGGTTCATTATTGGGATATTGGGGAGTTTGTTTGGTATTGGCGGGGGATTTTTGGTAGCTCCAATTTTAACGTTTATTTTTGATTATTTTGGCATTCCAGATGGAATAAAATTTGCTATAGGGACATCATTATTTGTTGTATTCATAAACTCAATAATCTCAATCTTTAGACATGCAAAAATTAAAAATATAAATTGGAAGGCATCAATAATAATTGGAATTATTAGCTTAATTTTTTCATACTTTAGTGGGTTTTTGGTAGTTAATTATATTGATTCTTATGTTTTAAAAAAGATATTTGGAATTTTTTTAATATCAACTGCAGTATATTTAGCAAAATCACATCATATTGATAAAATTTATGAAAGGGAAGATAACTTAGCTCACTTTATTTTTTGTGGAATTATTACTGGTTTTTTATCAGGCTTATTTGGGATTGGTGGGGGGATAGTTATAATCCCAATTTTAGCAATGGCAAAATATCCTGTTAAAAGAGCTGTTGCAATTTCAGTTGGTGTTATTCCTCTAACTTCCATTGGGGGGCTCATTTCATATTTAATGGCAGATACAAAAAACTATATCTACAATATTGGCTACGTCTCAATCCCAATAGCTTTAATTATGGCAATTCCTATAATTTACTCTTCAAAATTAGGAATAAAGATAAATCAAAAGATTTCTCCAAAATATCTAAGAATTATACTTAGTGTTATGTTGGGAATAATGGGATTAGTTATGCTGTCTCCTTAA
- the tgtA gene encoding tRNA guanosine(15) transglycosylase TgtA: MMTFEIKHRDAMGRIGILNINGKKIETPTIMPVIHPNPKKQIVSMDLINKLADVIITNSYITYRTKHLREIAEEKGIHKLIGFDKVIVTDSGSFQLGVYGDVDVQPLEIVEFQERIGVDVGTILDIPTPPDVDRERAEKELEETLKRAKASIELKKEKGFKLLLNGTVQGSTYLDLRQKSAKEMAKLGFDIYPIGAVVPLMEQYRYRDVAEIIINSKMYLPTNKPVHLFGCGHPMFFALAVALGCDLFDSAAYALYAKDDRYLTERGTLHLEEIKDLKAFPCSCPVCSSYTPKELASLNKKDRERLLAEHNLYVTFEEINRIKQAIRDGSLWELVEERCRCHPKLLEGYRVVRKYMDYIEKFDPITKKSAFFYSGIESMYRPEVLRHKKRLKRIKYEKVYITTVSSSVEKPYHENLNVVETDVDILIKDPVFGFIPYYIDTIYPLSQHEIPELFDYEKEINKKFVDEFINWLKKKVGEDNILDIMTYNYYINYFSATKKINADALRIRKMLQYQYGFDIIDDELMDKIKVVRSKTTGRLRQVLDENGDILFSVRSNDNLLIPSEKGAKLLWKKIPFPRYRVVVNKEAEEFAREGRNVFAKFVIDCDEELRPYEEVLVVNENDELLAYGTTILNGIELREFNYGLAVKVRGGINEHQ, translated from the coding sequence ATGATGACTTTTGAAATAAAACACAGAGATGCTATGGGAAGGATAGGGATTTTAAATATAAATGGCAAAAAGATTGAAACCCCAACAATAATGCCTGTTATCCACCCAAATCCAAAAAAACAGATTGTATCAATGGATTTAATAAACAAATTGGCAGATGTTATTATTACAAATTCATACATAACTTATAGAACAAAACATTTAAGAGAGATTGCCGAAGAAAAAGGGATTCACAAATTAATTGGGTTTGATAAAGTAATTGTTACGGATAGTGGTTCTTTTCAGTTGGGAGTTTATGGGGATGTTGATGTTCAACCATTAGAAATTGTAGAGTTTCAAGAAAGAATTGGAGTAGATGTTGGAACAATATTGGACATTCCAACACCACCAGATGTTGATAGAGAGAGGGCTGAAAAGGAATTGGAAGAAACTTTAAAGAGAGCTAAAGCATCAATAGAATTGAAAAAAGAGAAAGGATTTAAATTATTATTAAATGGAACTGTTCAGGGTTCAACTTATTTAGATTTGAGGCAAAAATCTGCTAAAGAGATGGCTAAGTTGGGCTTTGATATCTATCCAATAGGAGCTGTTGTTCCATTGATGGAGCAATACAGATACAGAGATGTTGCTGAAATCATAATAAACTCAAAGATGTATCTGCCAACAAACAAGCCAGTGCATTTATTTGGTTGTGGGCATCCAATGTTCTTTGCTTTAGCTGTTGCTTTAGGATGTGATTTGTTCGATTCTGCCGCTTATGCCTTATATGCTAAAGATGACAGATATTTAACTGAGAGAGGGACTTTACACTTAGAAGAGATTAAAGATTTAAAGGCATTTCCTTGCTCATGTCCTGTTTGCTCAAGTTATACACCAAAAGAGTTGGCAAGCTTAAATAAAAAAGATAGAGAAAGATTATTGGCAGAACACAACCTATATGTAACTTTTGAAGAGATAAATAGAATAAAACAGGCAATAAGAGATGGAAGCTTATGGGAATTGGTTGAAGAAAGGTGTAGATGTCATCCAAAGCTTTTGGAAGGTTATAGGGTTGTTAGAAAATATATGGATTATATAGAGAAATTTGACCCAATAACTAAAAAATCTGCCTTCTTTTACTCTGGCATTGAGTCAATGTATAGACCAGAGGTTTTAAGGCATAAGAAGAGATTAAAGAGAATAAAATACGAAAAAGTTTATATAACAACCGTATCAAGCTCTGTAGAAAAGCCATATCATGAGAATTTAAATGTAGTAGAGACAGATGTTGATATCTTAATTAAAGACCCCGTGTTTGGATTTATCCCATACTACATAGACACCATCTACCCACTATCTCAACATGAAATTCCTGAGCTTTTTGATTATGAAAAGGAGATTAATAAAAAGTTTGTTGATGAATTCATCAACTGGCTAAAGAAAAAAGTTGGAGAAGACAATATATTGGATATAATGACCTACAACTACTACATAAATTACTTCTCTGCTACCAAAAAAATCAATGCTGATGCTTTGAGGATTAGGAAGATGTTACAGTATCAGTATGGTTTTGATATAATTGATGATGAGCTAATGGATAAAATAAAAGTTGTTAGAAGTAAAACTACTGGTAGATTAAGGCAGGTTTTAGATGAAAACGGAGATATTTTATTCTCAGTTAGAAGTAATGATAATCTCTTAATACCTTCTGAAAAGGGAGCTAAGCTATTATGGAAAAAAATTCCTTTCCCAAGATACAGAGTTGTTGTTAATAAAGAGGCAGAGGAATTTGCAAGAGAGGGGAGAAATGTTTTTGCCAAATTTGTTATTGATTGTGATGAAGAATTAAGACCTTATGAAGAAGTTTTGGTTGTTAATGAAAATGATGAGCTCTTAGCTTACGGAACAACAATTTTAAATGGTATTGAGTTGAGAGAATTCAATTATGGATTGGCTGTTAAAGTAAGAGGTGGAATTAATGAACATCAATGA
- a CDS encoding DUF63 family protein, giving the protein MIEKIRDFIYKYYIEPAEKGTGYNLIQEITYGIILALALYLFYKALRKLNINIDEKFAIPGIVFTVLIALMRALVDCGYIERSFLTITPGIVFLIGGFFIATILITGLIFKEKYYKASAIIGVIPLLYFLFVFLQHIVHLEAILYVGILVGTFYYLVKFLDKNLKLNILQSKIDNYVVIGQLIDASATTIGIGIYGYWEQHPIPRFLMETFGVYSFIPFKLLVVLLVLYVLNREIEDENIRNIIKLCIMALGLAPGLRNLFRTVMGV; this is encoded by the coding sequence ATGATTGAAAAAATAAGAGATTTTATTTATAAGTATTATATTGAACCTGCTGAGAAAGGAACAGGCTACAACCTAATCCAAGAAATAACCTATGGAATTATCTTAGCTTTGGCTTTATATTTATTTTATAAAGCTTTAAGGAAGTTAAATATAAATATTGATGAGAAATTTGCAATTCCTGGAATTGTTTTTACCGTTTTAATTGCCTTGATGAGGGCTTTAGTTGATTGTGGATATATAGAAAGAAGTTTTTTAACCATAACTCCAGGAATTGTATTTTTAATTGGTGGATTTTTTATAGCAACGATTTTAATTACGGGATTAATCTTTAAGGAAAAATATTATAAAGCATCTGCAATTATTGGGGTAATTCCATTGTTGTATTTTCTCTTTGTATTTTTACAGCATATAGTTCATTTGGAAGCAATTTTATATGTTGGGATTTTAGTAGGGACATTTTATTATTTGGTTAAGTTTCTTGATAAAAACTTAAAATTAAATATCTTGCAGTCAAAGATTGATAATTATGTTGTAATTGGGCAGTTGATTGATGCTTCTGCAACAACTATTGGAATTGGTATTTACGGCTATTGGGAGCAACATCCAATCCCAAGATTTTTAATGGAAACCTTTGGAGTTTATTCTTTCATCCCTTTTAAGCTTTTGGTGGTTTTATTGGTTCTTTATGTTTTAAATAGAGAGATTGAAGATGAAAATATAAGAAATATTATAAAGCTCTGTATAATGGCTCTTGGATTAGCTCCAGGACTTAGGAATTTATTTAGAACGGTTATGGGCGTATAA
- the trm14 gene encoding tRNA (guanine(6)-N2)-methyltransferase, producing the protein MDYYVTLSPGLEKISKNEIESFEGKIKEIRENKGRIFFSGDLELIPKINYLSRTIERLNILLYREEIPNISLDDIYERVYNIDWTEWIKENQSFAIRPLRVGEHNFTSIDIGRVAGEALIKSYQKDKNVRLKVNLDEPDVIVRVEVIFDELIVGIDTTGDIALDKRGYRVFNHPAHLNATIASSLVYLSVWKDDEILLDPMCGSGTIPIEGALIKRNIPPGKFREEKYGFKFIDIFGYELLNKTKKEIAENKNNYKIIGLDKNQKYLDGAKENAKNAEVLDTIDFICGDATKLHERFDSVDVIIANPPYGIRMGSKRAVKKLYNEFLSSVKKVMHGSSRLIVITAEEKMFKDAVIKNNFEIKDEFDVMFGGLMTKVFYLTL; encoded by the coding sequence ATGGATTACTATGTTACACTATCTCCGGGGCTTGAAAAAATATCTAAAAATGAGATTGAATCCTTTGAAGGAAAAATTAAAGAGATTAGAGAAAATAAGGGAAGGATATTTTTTAGTGGTGATTTAGAATTAATTCCTAAAATTAACTATCTTTCAAGAACTATAGAGAGATTGAATATTTTGCTGTATAGAGAAGAGATTCCAAATATATCTTTAGATGATATTTATGAGAGAGTTTATAACATTGATTGGACTGAGTGGATAAAAGAAAATCAATCTTTTGCCATCCGCCCATTGAGAGTTGGTGAGCATAACTTTACATCAATAGATATTGGAAGAGTGGCTGGAGAAGCTTTAATAAAATCATATCAAAAAGATAAAAATGTAAGGTTGAAGGTTAATTTAGATGAACCAGATGTAATTGTTAGGGTTGAGGTTATATTTGATGAGTTAATTGTTGGGATTGATACAACAGGAGATATTGCATTAGATAAGAGAGGATATAGAGTTTTTAATCATCCAGCACATTTAAATGCTACTATTGCCTCATCATTGGTTTATTTAAGTGTTTGGAAAGATGATGAGATTTTATTAGACCCAATGTGTGGAAGTGGAACTATTCCAATAGAGGGGGCGTTAATTAAAAGAAACATTCCACCGGGAAAGTTTAGAGAGGAAAAATATGGATTTAAGTTTATTGATATTTTTGGTTATGAGCTTTTAAATAAAACAAAAAAAGAGATTGCTGAGAATAAAAATAACTATAAGATAATTGGATTGGATAAAAATCAAAAATATTTAGATGGGGCTAAAGAAAATGCTAAAAATGCTGAGGTTTTAGATACTATTGATTTTATTTGTGGGGATGCTACAAAATTGCATGAGAGATTTGATAGTGTTGATGTAATTATAGCAAATCCACCTTATGGTATAAGAATGGGTAGCAAAAGAGCAGTAAAAAAGCTATACAATGAATTTTTATCCTCTGTAAAAAAAGTTATGCATGGTTCTTCAAGGCTAATAGTTATAACTGCTGAAGAAAAGATGTTTAAAGATGCAGTAATAAAGAATAACTTTGAGATTAAGGATGAGTTCGATGTTATGTTTGGTGGTCTAATGACAAAGGTATTTTATCTAACTTTATAA
- a CDS encoding KH domain-containing protein, protein MVFGNIGQDKNIEILKIPRERVGVLIGKKGSVKKTIEKELGVKLEIDEDGTVTIYGTDKQKDPLAVWKAKDIVRAIGRGFNPEIALKLVSDEYVLEVIDIEDYASSENGVRRLKGRVIGKEGKSRRYIEELTGANVSVYGKTVAIVGEHEPVQIAKEAVEMLLRGASHAKTFKFLERERQKIKRTRFELWKKKNEVDELYEKMNPNYDDVEFEEDKEEEE, encoded by the coding sequence ATGGTTTTTGGAAATATAGGACAAGATAAAAATATAGAGATTTTAAAAATTCCAAGAGAAAGAGTAGGTGTTTTAATAGGAAAAAAAGGAAGTGTTAAAAAAACTATTGAAAAAGAGTTAGGAGTTAAGTTGGAGATTGATGAAGACGGAACTGTAACCATTTATGGAACTGACAAGCAGAAAGACCCATTGGCTGTTTGGAAGGCAAAGGATATAGTTAGAGCTATTGGTAGAGGGTTTAATCCGGAAATTGCTTTAAAATTAGTTAGCGATGAATATGTTTTAGAAGTTATAGATATTGAAGATTACGCAAGCTCTGAAAATGGTGTAAGAAGATTAAAAGGAAGAGTAATTGGTAAAGAAGGAAAGTCAAGGAGATATATAGAGGAGTTAACAGGAGCAAACGTATCTGTTTATGGAAAGACCGTTGCAATAGTTGGAGAGCATGAACCAGTTCAAATAGCTAAGGAAGCTGTTGAGATGTTGTTGAGAGGTGCTTCACACGCAAAAACATTTAAGTTTTTAGAGAGGGAGAGGCAAAAAATTAAAAGGACAAGGTTTGAGCTCTGGAAGAAGAAGAATGAAGTTGATGAGTTATATGAAAAGATGAATCCAAATTATGATGATGTTGAATTTGAAGAAGACAAAGAGGAAGAAGAATAA
- a CDS encoding MBL fold metallo-hydrolase, protein MIKILADNIAYKKFFAQHGFSALIELNNKRILFDAGQNPTTLRENLKLFDEKEGFDYIVLSHGHYDHCDGLKYVIENDLINGKVIAHKDAFLDKYSGNRYIGIDKEIKEYLLKKADLEIIEEPYKIDKDIIVSGYVPREQSYEMEEFQCIRDGKRVKDEVNDDMFLIAKGILITGCSHSGIINVVEYGKKLDKIRGVLGGFHLVDVSDNYLNKVVDYFKSQDFWFMPMHCTGFKALTKLSQLNNFVYGHVGKIIEI, encoded by the coding sequence ATGATTAAAATATTAGCTGATAACATAGCTTATAAAAAATTTTTTGCTCAACATGGATTTTCAGCTTTAATAGAATTAAATAATAAAAGAATTTTATTTGATGCTGGTCAAAACCCAACAACTTTGAGAGAAAACTTAAAATTATTTGATGAAAAGGAAGGATTTGACTACATCGTTTTATCTCATGGGCATTACGACCACTGCGATGGGTTGAAATATGTTATAGAGAATGATTTAATTAATGGGAAGGTTATAGCCCATAAAGATGCATTCTTAGATAAATACTCTGGCAATAGATATATAGGAATCGACAAAGAAATAAAAGAATATTTGTTAAAAAAAGCTGATTTAGAGATTATTGAAGAGCCGTATAAGATAGATAAAGATATTATTGTCTCTGGATATGTTCCAAGAGAGCAGAGTTATGAGATGGAAGAGTTTCAATGTATTAGAGATGGAAAGAGAGTGAAAGATGAGGTAAATGATGACATGTTCTTAATAGCCAAAGGGATTTTGATAACTGGCTGTTCTCATAGTGGAATTATAAATGTAGTTGAATATGGGAAAAAGTTGGATAAAATTAGAGGAGTTTTGGGGGGTTTTCATTTAGTAGATGTTTCAGATAACTATTTAAATAAGGTTGTTGATTATTTCAAATCCCAAGATTTTTGGTTTATGCCTATGCACTGTACTGGATTCAAAGCTTTAACAAAATTATCTCAATTAAATAATTTTGTTTATGGGCATGTGGGTAAAATCATTGAGATTTAG
- the eif1A gene encoding translation initiation factor eIF-1A gives MILMTEQQEQQIRVRIPKKEENEILGIIEQMLGASRVRVRCLDGKTRLGRIPGRLKNRIWVREGDIVIVKPWEVQGDQKCDIIWRYTKTQVEWLKRKGYLDELL, from the coding sequence GTGATACTAATGACAGAACAACAAGAACAACAAATTAGGGTAAGAATTCCAAAAAAAGAAGAGAATGAGATTTTAGGTATTATAGAGCAAATGTTAGGAGCAAGTAGAGTTAGAGTTAGATGTTTAGATGGAAAAACAAGATTAGGGAGAATTCCTGGTAGATTAAAGAATAGAATTTGGGTTAGAGAAGGAGATATAGTTATAGTAAAACCATGGGAAGTTCAAGGAGACCAAAAATGTGATATCATTTGGAGATATACAAAAACACAGGTTGAATGGCTTAAAAGAAAAGGTTACTTAGATGAGTTGCTATGA
- a CDS encoding DUF4040 domain-containing protein has translation MEIIHYIVIIMTLLSSLASLLQKDLIKCIILSGFAGLCMAYLYYALLAPDVALTEAILGGAILPALFAFTVRRTQRIDE, from the coding sequence ATGGAAATCATACACTACATAGTTATAATAATGACATTGTTATCAAGTTTAGCTTCCCTCTTACAAAAAGATTTAATTAAATGCATTATATTATCTGGCTTTGCTGGTTTATGTATGGCTTATTTATACTATGCATTATTAGCCCCAGATGTAGCTTTAACAGAAGCAATATTAGGTGGAGCTATTTTACCAGCTTTATTTGCCTTCACAGTTAGAAGAACTCAGAGAATAGATGAGTAA
- the hypB gene encoding hydrogenase nickel incorporation protein HypB, translated as MHIVGVLDIAKDILKANKRLADKNRKLLNKHGVVAFDFMGAIGSGKTLLIEKLIDNLKDKYKIACIAGDVIAKFDAERMEKHGAKVVPLNTGKECHLDAHLVGHALEDLNLDEIDLLFIENVGNLICPADFDLGSHKRIVVVSTTEGDDTIEKHPGIMKTADLIIINKIDLAEAVGADIKKMENDAKKINPEVEVILLSLKTMEGFDKVLEFIEKSIKEVKETA; from the coding sequence ATGCATATTGTAGGAGTTTTAGATATTGCTAAAGATATATTAAAAGCAAATAAAAGATTGGCAGATAAAAACAGAAAACTCTTAAATAAACATGGTGTCGTTGCATTTGATTTTATGGGAGCTATAGGGAGCGGTAAAACCCTATTAATTGAAAAATTAATTGATAATTTAAAAGATAAGTATAAAATAGCTTGCATTGCTGGAGATGTTATAGCAAAATTTGACGCTGAAAGAATGGAGAAGCATGGAGCCAAGGTTGTTCCTTTAAATACTGGTAAAGAATGCCACTTAGATGCTCATTTAGTAGGGCATGCTTTGGAGGATTTAAACTTAGATGAAATTGATTTATTATTTATAGAGAACGTTGGAAATTTAATCTGCCCTGCTGATTTTGATTTGGGAAGTCATAAAAGGATAGTGGTTGTTTCAACAACTGAAGGAGATGATACAATAGAAAAACATCCCGGAATTATGAAAACAGCTGATTTAATAATAATCAATAAAATTGATTTGGCAGAAGCTGTTGGAGCTGATATTAAAAAGATGGAAAATGATGCTAAAAAAATAAATCCAGAGGTAGAAGTTATTTTATTAAGTTTAAAGACGATGGAAGGATTTGATAAGGTTTTAGAGTTTATTGAAAAGAGTATTAAAGAAGTTAAGGAGACAGCATAA